GGCTGCGGAACAGGTTGGGGCGTACCAGAAGACGCTGAGCACTGCCGCCGATCAGCACAAGTCGACGTGGGAACAGCTCAAAGAGGTCGGCGGCCTCTTCAAGATGGCATCCGGCTCGAACGAAGTGCTGAATGAGAACGCCGAGCGAGCCATGGCGGCTGAAAAGGCGATCCGCGATCTCGGGATGTCCAACGAAGAAGTCGCCCGCTCTCTGTACGGCTCCGACGGACAGTGGAAGCTGCTTGGTGACCGACTTGCCGCCACTGGCGAGGGCGGCATCATGGCGGCGGGCCAGCTCTCGAAGATCCGTGATGAGTTCATGCGCCAGCGCGAGGCGGCTGGGCGCGTGGCGCCTGGCGTCTCCGAACTCGCGAGGCAATGCGCGTCCTGGGCGACAAGACGTCGACCGCGGCGGAGAAGACACGGGCGCTGAAGTCGGCGCTCGATGCGTTGAACCCCGCCCGCACTGAGGGTGAGGCGATTGCCCGTCACAACGACGTGATGCGTCAGGTTGCTGACTCGACCAAGGAGGCTATCAACCAGTCTGAGGGTTCGGTGCGGCGCTCCTGAGTCAGAAGCTGGGCATCGACACGGCAACGAAGAATGGTGCTGCGCTCCGCAATCGCTGTGGACATTGTCGCGATCGCTCAACTGAATCTAGCACCCGACGCGGCAGCATCAGTTGTGGCGTCCACAATGTCCACCAGCGATTGCCGGAGCGCAGCACCATTCTTCGTTGCCGTGTCGATGCCCAGCTTCTGACTCAGGAGCGCCGCACCGAACCCCTCAGACTGGTTGATAGCCTCCTTGGTCGAGTCAGCAACCTGACGCATCACGTCGTTGTGACGGGCAATCGCCTCACCCTCAGTGCGGGCGGGGTTCAACGCATCGAGCGCCGACTTCAGCGCCCGTGTCTTCTCCGCCGCGGTCGACGTCTTGTCGCCCAGGACGCGCATTGCCTCGCGAGTTCGGAGACGCCAGGCGCCACGCGCCCAGCCGCCTCGCGCTGGCGCATGAACTCATCACGGATCTTCGAGAGCTGGCCCGCCGCCATGATGCCGCCCTCGCCAGTGGCGGCAAGTCGGTCACCAAGCAGCTTCCACTGTCCGTCGGAGCCGTACAGAGAGCGGGCGACTTCTTCGTTGGACATCCCGAGATCGCGGATCGCCTTTTCAGCCGCCATGGCTCGCTCGGCGTTCTCATTCAGCACTTCGTTCGAGCCGGATGCCATCTTGAAGAGGCCGCCGACCTCTTTGAGCTGTTCCCACGTCGACTTGTGCTGATCGGCGGCAGTGCTCAGCGTCTTCTGGTACGCCCCAACCTGTTCCGCAGCCTTGGCCCAGGTGTCATCGTTCATGGCACCGCGGGACTCACGGAAAGCGGCACCCATCAGCCTCTGGGACTCCGCAAGCTCCTTCACCGCCTGCGACTGAGCCTTCGCCTTCTGCGTCGCATCGGCGTGAGCCTGCGCGCCCATCATCAGATATGCGGCACCAGCCATGAGCGCGATATTCAAAGGGCCGCCCAATGCCGCAGACAGTCCACCGGCCGCCCCACGTAGTGCGCTGAGTCCGCCGGAAGCGGCCATTCCCGCGTTGGCACCAAGGACGCGGATATGGGCGCCGGCCGTCGAGAGCTGCGGGTTCGCCTGCCGGATGTAGCCAAGCGAGGTCCGATAGGCGTCGGTGAAGTTGCCGATTGCCGGACGCACACCGCCGAACGCCGTTCCGACACGACTGATTCCCGTATGCATCGGGCCGAGCGCCGTCGTGACGCGCCCCAGGATTGCGGGCACGGTTCGGAACGCCAACCACGCCGCGAGCGCTGCGGTGACGTAACCCGGATGCGCCTCCATGAGATCGCCGACAGTCTGAAGCACCGGGGCGAGTCCTTGCAGAATCCCCGACGCCGTCTGGACCGTCGCCAGGAACACCTGCCAGCCGCCGACGCCGAGCGACGCAGACGCTTCCGCGAGTGCCGCCCCAATCGTACGCGCTGCAGGACCGAGTTCCATCAGTGAATCCCACAGCGCCGTAAAGGTTTCGGCCGCTCGATCAAGAGCTCCCGAGCCCTCGAGGGTTGCATACAGACCCTTGAGCTGCGGCACCCACTGGTCGAAGATCTTGGCGTCCGCGGCGAGCGCGAAATCCTTCATCTTCGGGTGAGATCGTTTACTGCTTCGGTCAGGCCGACAACGCCGCCCTTGGCGCGGAGAAGGAACGGCTCCATGCCCGCAGCCGACAGGCGGCCCATCGCGGTCCGGAAGTTGGCGAGCTTCGCGGGAAGGGTCTCGCCCATCTCCTTCGCGAGGTTGCCGGTGCCCTGGTTGATCGCCGTGACGACCTGGTCGAACGAGATCTTGCCCTCTTCGCCGAGGTGCGGACCTCGGCAGTCGTCTTGCCGATCGACTTCGCAATGAGGTCATAGATCGGCACGCCGCGCTGGGCCAGCTGCAACGCCTCCGAGCCCATCAACTTGCCCGACGCCTTGATCTGCATCATCACGAGGCCGATGTCCTGCGCCGAGGCGCCAGAGGCCGCAGAGATGTTCACCAACGCCTTCACAGCGTTGTTCATGTCGTCGCCCGCCGCCACGCCAGCACCGCCCAGCATCGCTGCTGCCGCCGCTGCATCAGCCAGCGAAGTCGAGGTGCCGGTGACGATGTCATTCAGATCGGCAAGCTGACGCTTCGTGTCACCGGCCGACAGCCCCATATTGCGGAACTGGATGTCCGCCTTCTCCAGGGTGGTGATCCGGTTGTAGCCTGCCGACAGGGCATCCTGCAGCACCTTCGATGCTGCGCCCGCCGCCTTCGACACGCCAATCCCCAGCGCCGTGCCGAGGGCGGTGGACATCGTGTGACCCATGCGACGCCCAGTGTCACCAGCGCCGCGTTCAGCACCATTGAGCGCGTTACGGATGCCAGGAGCGATACGGCTCGTCTCTGGAACGATGGAAATGTAGGCAACACCTAGCTCCGTGGCCACGCTGCCACCCCCTTTGCTTGCCGCCAGAAATGACGAACACCCCAGAGGCTCATGGCCTTAGGGGTGTTCGTTGAGTCCGTATGTATGCGCTGTTTCTAGGCCTTTCGACCGAGGTACTCGATCGCGCTTCGCAGCACGTTCGGGTCATCCTTCAGTAGGCCCAATCCGCGGTTGCACGATCCGCAGAGGAATCCGCGGACGCACTGCCCGCAGGTTCGCCACTGCTTACTCCGTGGAGGGCAGCAGCTGTGGTCATGGTCGATATGTAGCGCCCCCACGCGCTCGCCGCAGATGTCGCAGCCCCGATTCATCGCGGCCGCGTACTCCTCCGGGGTGATTCCGTACTTCAGATATCGGCGCGCTTCGGGGATTCTCTACCGCAGGTGCGGCACCACTGAGTGTCGGTGCGCTGAAGCCTCGCCCCGGTGCGCCGCTGTAGGGAGAAGTCCTGCCCGCATAGCCGACATTTCGCCGTCGTTGGGCGACGCCCGTTGTATCGAGAGTCGGTTTGCTGACAGCCCCTCGAGCAGTGCTTACGGCGCCCCGACCCCTTCGGGACACCTGCCCCGCAAACGACGCACACCCATTCCTTCGACCACGTGTCCGGCCGGAGTTCGCCGTGGCGATCAAGCTGAACCCGGTGCGAGTCGCACACCGTCTGCATGCCCCGCGTAGGGCGGTCGCATGTGGGGTGCTCGCAGATGGGGCGACATTCGTCGGAGCAGTACGCATGCTGTCCGGGACCTCGGTCGATGGTGATCCACATGTCGGACATGGACGTCGGGTTCGGGTAGCCTTCACGGCAGCCCCTCCTTGGTGCTTCAAGCGAGTGGGTTAGGCCCGGCTGGTGTTGGTAGCACCTCCGGGGTCGCTCCATTCTATCTCGGGTCGTCGCACTGACGGCTTATCCTGTCGAGATGAAACGTGCATGCATTGCCATCCCAGTAATCGCATTCGCCCTCGCCGCCTCTGGGTGCAGCGACCGAAGCCCGAGGCCGGTAAGGCTCCTGCGACATCGTCGGCCTCCGCACCTGCCCCTGCAGTCGCAGGTGCGTACACGTCAGTGAGTCAACTCGCGGCCGGACTAACTTCAGCCGGCTTCCCATGCCTGGTTACTGACGCAACCTCGGGCCGAAGGCTGAGCACGGATCGTGCCCACTAACCCCAACGGCCGAAGCTCGACTGAGTGTGTGGTTCTCAGAAGACCTCGCCTCGAAGGGAATCGCTGCATCGGTAAAGCACTCTGACATCACGGGAGACATCACTGGCGATCGCCACTACTACGTAACGGGACCAACCTGGCTGATCAGCCTCGACCAGAACGCGGTCATGGCAGGCCAGATTGCGGGACAGTTCGGCGGCGAACTAGTGAAGTCCGGTGATATCTAGCGCATCGACGCCGCGACCGCCCGAGCCTTCTCAGCCTCGCTGGGACCTTCGCCCTCGTAGCTTCGGCAGCGTCATCCCGAGGCGGCCCATACCGGGCCGGGAAGTAGATCTCAGGCACTTCGTTAAACGTGGTCAACGCCTGCATGTATCGGAGGTCGGAAACGATCGTCGCCACCTCCGACAAGAGCATCACAGACGGATCAGACCACAGCAAGTGTCAGGATTCCATGCCCGGAACAGCTCCATTGCGTGGTCTGTGCGAGCCCTGCGGACAATAGCCCGCAGGTCAGTCCATGAAAACCAGGGCTTCCCGAGATCCCGCAACCTGAGGCCGCGGGAAATCAGGTCGTACTCGATGGCCTCCCCGTGCTCGTCTAGGAGTCGGCGGAGGCCGAAGATTCCCCACTGTGATGTCAGGATCTTCGAGCTGCTTCTTGATCCACTGGATGGTGCCCTCAGGATCTTCGTCATCAGGAGCTTGTACTCGCAGCCGACACGTACGGCTTGAGCCACCGGAGGGTGACTTCCTTCTCCTCGAAACCCTTCAGGTTTCCTCTGCGTCGACCGGCGCGGCAGCGTCTTCTCCGCGCTGTTGAGGCTGTTCGCCATTCGGCGATCTTCACATCCGCTTCCCGAACGGGGTGATCCAGTCCTGGTACTTCTTGATCTCGGCGGGGTCCATCCACTTGCGCGGCGGCATCGACACCAGTACCGGATCGCGCCGGGGATGGGACGGCGAACTTCAACAGGTGATCGTCGGACGAGGGGCTACTGCGTAGCCTTCGGGAACAGACATGGTTTGACCAGGAACCTTTCAACATTGGGATAGAACTTCAACCAGGAGCAGCCCGGCCTGGCAAAGGACGCGGCTCCTGGTCAG
This genomic stretch from Gordonia westfalica harbors:
- a CDS encoding tape measure protein; this encodes MATELGVAYISIVPETSRIAPGIRNALNGAERGAGDTGRRMGHTMSTALGTALGIGVSKAAGAASKVLQDALSAGYNRITTLEKADIQFRNMGLSAGDTKRQLADLNDIVTGTSTSLADAAAAAAMLGGAGVAAGDDMNNAVKALVNISAASGASAQDIGLVMMQIKASGKLMGSEALQLAQRGVPIYDLIAKSIGKTTAEVRTSAKRARSRSTRSSRRSTRAPATSRRRWARPFPRSSPTSGPRWAACRLRAWSRSFSAPRAALSA
- a CDS encoding endonuclease domain-containing protein, with translation MPEARRYLKYGITPEEYAAAMNRGCDICGERVGALHIDHDHSCCPPRSKQWRTCGQCVRGFLCGSCNRGLGLLKDDPNVLRSAIEYLGRKA